In Phocoena phocoena chromosome 3, mPhoPho1.1, whole genome shotgun sequence, a single window of DNA contains:
- the APC gene encoding adenomatous polyposis coli protein isoform X6: MYASLGSGPVVALPASVPPCPLGSWSPGGGRGCVRQERKCRGCVRSSVRGANVWQEVLKQLQGSIEDEAMASSGQIDLLERLKELNLDSSNFPGVKLRSKMSLRSYGSREGSVSSRSGECSPVPMGSFPRRGFVNGSRENTGYLEELEKERSLLLADLDKEEKEKDWYYAQLQNLTKRIDSLPLTENFSLQTDMTRRQLEYEARQIRVAMEEQLGTCQDMEKRAQRSSQSKHEAGSHEAERQNESQGVAEINMATSGSGQGSTARIDHETASVLSSSSTHSAPRRLTSHLGTKVEMVYSLLSMLGTHDKDDMSRTLLAMSSSQDSCISMRQSGCLPLLIQLLHGNDKDSVLLGNSRGSKEARARASAALHNIIHSQPDDKRGRREIRVLHLLEQIRAYCETCWEWQEAHEQGMDQDKNPMPAPVEHQICPAVCVLMKLSFDEEHRHAMNELGGLQAIAELLQVDCEMYGLTNDHYSITLRRYAGMALTNLTFGDVANKATLCSMKGCMRALVAQLKSESEDLQQVIASVLRNLSWRADVNSKKTLREVGSVKALMECALEVKKESTLKSVLSALWNLSAHCTENKADICAVDGALAFLVGTLTYRSQTNTLAIIESGGGILRNVSSLIATNEDHRQILRENNCLQTLLQHLKSHSLTIVSNACGTLWNLSARNPKDQEALWDMGAVSMLKNLIHSKHKMIAMGSAAALRNLMANRPAKYKDANIMSPGSSLPSLHVRKQKALEAELDAQHLSETFDNIDNLSPKASHRSKQRHKQNLYGDYVFDTNRHDDNRSDNFNTGNMTVLSPYLNTTVLPSSSSSRGSLDSSRSEKDRSLERERGISLVNYHPATENPGTSSKRGLQISTTAAQIAKVMEEVSAIHTSQEDRSSGSTPELHCGTDERNALRRSSTAHTHANSYNFTKSENSNRTCPVPYAKVEYKRSSNDSLNSVSSSDGYGKRGQMKPSVESYSEDEESKFCSYGQYPADLAHKIHSANHMDDNDGELDTPINYSLKYSDEQLNSGRQSPSQNERWARPKHIIEDEIKQNEERQSRSQSTTYPVYPESTDDKHLKFQPHFGQQECVSPYRSRAANGSETNRVGSNHGINQNVNQSLCQEDDYEDDKPTNYSERYSEEEQHEEEERPTNYSMKYNEEKHHVDQPIDYSLKYTTDIPSSQKPAFSFSKNSSGQSTKTEHISSSSENTATPSSNAKRQNQLHHSSAQSRSGQTQKATSSSCKVPSINQETIQTYCVEDTPICFSRCSSLSSLSSAEDEIGCDQTTQEADSANTLQIAEIKESSGTRSTEDSVSEVPTVSQHIRTKSSRLQASGLSSESTRHKAVEFSSGAKSPSKSGAQTPKSPPEHYVQETPLMFSRCTSVSSLDSFESRSIASSVQSEPCSGMVSGIISPSDLPDSPGQTMPPSRSKTPPPPPPQSAQTKQEVPKNKAPSAEKREGGPKQAAVNAAVQRVQVLPDADALLHFATESTPDGFSCSSSLSALSLDEPFIQKDVELRIMPPVQENDNGNETENEQPEESNESQGKEAEKPTDSEKDLLEDSDDDDIEILEECIISAMPTKSSRKAKKPAQTSSKLPPPVARKPSQLPVYKLLPSQNRLQAQKHVSFTPGDDMPRVYCVEGTPINFSTATSLSDLTIESPPNELAAGEGVRAGTQSGEFEKRDTIPTEGRSTDEAQTGKASSVTIPELDDNKTEEGDILAECINSAMPKGKSHKPFRVKKIMDQVQQASMSSSGTNKNQLDGKKKKPTSPVKPIPQNTEYRTRVRKNTDSKNNLNAERNFSDNKDSKKQNLKNNSKDFNDKVPNNEDRVRGSFTFDSPHHYTPIEGTPYCFSRNDSLSSLDFDDDDVDLSREKAELRKGKESKESEAKITSHTELTSNQQSANKTQAVPKHPINRGQPKPVLQKQSTFPQPSKDIPDRGAATDEKLQNFAIENTPVCFSRNSSLSSLSDIDQENNNSKENEPIKETEPPDSQGEPSKPQASGYAPKSFHVEDTPVCFSRNSSLSSLSIDSEDDLLQECISSAMPKKKKPSRLKADNEKHSPRNTGGILAEDLTLDLKDIQRPDSEHGLSPDSENFDWKAIQEGANSIVSSLHQAAAAACLSRQASSDSDSILSLKSGISLGSPFHLTPDQEEKPFASNKGPRILKPGEKSTLEAKKLESENKGIKGGKKVYKSLITGKLRSNSEVSSQMKQALQTNMPSISRGRTMIHIPGVRNSSSSTSPVSKKGPPLKTPASKSPSEGQAATTSPRGAKPSVKSELSPVTRQASQTPGSNKGPSRSGSRDSTPSRPAQQPLSRPMQSPGRNSISPGRNGISPPNKLSQLPRTSSPSTASTKSSGSGKMSYTSPGRQMSQQNLTKQTGLSKNVSSIPRSESASKGLSQMSTSNGSNKKVELSRMSSTKSSGSESDRSERPVLVRQSTFIKEAPSPTLRRKLEESASFESLSPSSRPDSPSRSQAQTPILSPSLPDMSLSTHSSVQAGGWRKLPPNLSPTIEYNDGRPVKRHDIARSHSESPSRLPINRSGTWKREHSKHSSSLPRVSTWRRTGSSSSILSASSESSEKAKSEDEKHVNSTSGTKQTKENQVATKGTWRKMKESEISPTSSTSQTTSSGAANGAESKTLIYQMAPAVSKTEDVWVRIEDCPINNPRSGRSPTGNTPPVIDTVSEKGNPNTKDSKDNQGKQNVSNGSAPVRTMGLENRLNSFIQVDAPDQKGTEGKPGQSHPVPASETNESSVAERTPFSSSSSSKHSSPSGTVAARVSPFNYNPSPRKSSADSTSARPSQIPTPVNNNTKKRDSKSDNTESSGTQSPKRHSGSYLVTSV; this comes from the exons GGTTCAACTGCACGAATAGATCACGAAACAGCCAGTGTTTTGAGTTCTAGCAGCACACATTCTGCTCCTCGAAGGCTGACAAGTCATCTGGGAACCAAG GTGGAAATGGTGTATTCATTGTTGTCAATGCTTGGTACTCATGATAAGGATGATATGTCGCGAACTTTGCTAGCTATGTCTAGCTCCCAAGACAGCTGTATATCCATGCGACAGTCTGGATGTCTTCCTCTCCTCATCCAGCTTTTACATGGCAATGACAAAGACTCTGTGTTGTTGGGAAATTCCCGGGGCAGTAAAGAGGCTCGGGCCAGGGCCAGTGCAGCACTCCACAACATCATTCACTCACAGCCTGATGACAAGAGAGGCAGGCGTGAAATCCGAGTCCTTCATCTTTTGGAACAGATACGAGCTTACTGTGAAACCTGTTGGGAGTGGCAGGAAGCCCATGAACAAGGCATGGACCAGGACAAAAATCCAA TGCCAGCTCCTGTTGAACATCAGATCTGTCCTGCTGTGTGTGTTCTAATGAAACTTTCGTTTGATGAGGAGCATAGACACGCGATGAATGAACTTG GGGGACTGCAGGCCATTGCAGAATTATTGCAAGTGGACTGTGAAATGTATGGACTTACTAATGACCACTACAGTATTACCTTAAGACGATATGCAGGAATGGCTTTGACAAACTTGACTTTCGGAGATGTAGCCAACAAG GCTACACTATGCTCTATGAAAGGCTGCATGAGAGCACTTGTGGCCCAACTAAAATCTGAAAGTGAGGACTTACAGCAG GTTATTGCAAGTGTTTTGAGGAATCTGTCTTGGAGAGCAGATGTAAATAGTAAAAAGACTTTGCGTGAAGTTGGAAGTGTGAAAGCATTGATGGAATGTGCTTTGGAAGTGAAAAAG GAATCAACCCTCAAAAGCGTATTGAGTGCCTTATGGAATTTGTCAGCACACTGCACTGAGAATAAAGCTGATATATGTGCCGTAGATGGTGCGCTTGCATTTTTGGTTGGCACTCTCACTTACCGGAGCCAGACAAATACTTTAGCTATTATTGAAAGTGGAGGTGGGATATTACGGAATGTGTCCAGCTTGATAGCTACGAATGAGGACCACAG gcAAATCCTAAGAGAGAATAATTGCTTACAAACCTTATTACAACACTTGAAATCTCACAGTTTGACAATAGTCAGTAATGCATGTGGAACCTTGTGGAATCTCTCAgcaagaaatcctaaagatcaggAAGCATTATGGGACATGGGAGCAGTCAGCATGCTCAAGAACCTCATTCATTCAAAGCACAAGATGATTGCTATGGGAAGTGCTGCAGCTTTAAGGAATCTCATGGCAAATAGACCTGCAAAGTATAAGGATGCCAATATCATGTCTCCTGGTTCAAGCTTGCCTTCTCTTCATGTCAGGAAACAAAAAGCCCTAGAAGCAGAATTAGATGCTCAGCATTTATCAGAAACTTTTGACAATATTGACAATTTAAGTCCCAAGGCATCTCATCGTAGTAAGCAGAGACACAAGCAAAATCTCTATGGTGACTATGTTTTTGACACCAATCGACATGATGATAATAGGTCAGACAATTTTAATACTGGAAACATGACTGTCTTGTCACCATATTTAAATACTACAGTGTTGCCCAGCTCCTCTTCATCAAGGGGAAGTTTAGATAGTTCTCGTTCTGAGAAAGATAGAAGTTTGGAGAGAGAACGAGGTATTAGCCTAGTCAACTACCACCCAGCAACAGAAAATCCAGGAACCTCTTCGAAGCGAGGTTTGCAGATTTCTACCACTGCAGCCCAGATTGCCAAAGTCATGGAAGAAGTATCAGCCATTCATACCTCCCAGGAAGACAGAAGTTCTGGGTCTACCCCAGAACTACATTGTGGAACAGATGAGAGGAATGCACTAAGAAGAAGCTCTACCGCCCACACACATGCAAACTCTTACAACTTCACCAAGTCAGAAAACTCAAACAGGACATGTCCAGTGCCATATGCCAAAGTAGAATACAAGAGATCTTCAAATGATAGTTTAAATAGTGTCAGCAGTAGTGATGGTTATGGTAAAAGAGGTCAAATGAAACCTTCAGTTGAATCCTATTCTGAAGATGAGGAAAGTAAATTTTGCAGCTATGGTCAGTATCCAGCTGACCTAGCCCATAAAATACATAGTGCAAATCATATGGATGATAATGATGGAGAACTAGATACACCAATAAATTATAGTCTTAAATATTCTGATGAACAGTTGAACTCCGGAAGGCAAAGTCCTTCACAGAATGAAAGGTGGGCAAGACCCAAACATATAatagaagatgaaataaaacaaaatgaggaaaGACAATCAAGGAGTCAAAGCACAACTTATCCTGTATATCCTGAGAGCACTGATGATAAACACCTCAAGTTCCAACCACATTTTGGACAGCAAGAATGTGTTTCCCCATATAGGTCAAGAGCAGCCAATGGTTCAGAAACAAATCGAGTAGGTTCTAATCATGGAATTAATCAAAATGTAAATCAGTCTTTGTGTCAGGAAGATGACTATGAAGATGATAAGCCAACCAACTATAGTGAACGTTACTCTGAGGAAGAGCAacatgaggaagaagagagaccaACCAATTATAGCATgaaatataatgaagaaaaacatcATGTGGATCAGCCTATTgattatagtttaaaatatacCACAGACATTCCTTCTTCACAGAAACCAGCATTTTCATTCTCAAAGAATTCATCTGGACAGAGCACTAAAACTGAACACATCTCTTCAAGCAGTGAGAATACAGCCACACCTTCATCTAATGCCAAGAGGCAGAATCAACTCCATCACAGTTCAGCACAGAGCAGGAGTGGTCAGACCCAAAAAGCCACCTCTTCCTCTTGCAAAGTTCCCTCTATCAACCAAGAAACAATACAGACTTACTGTGTAGAAGATACCCCAATATGTTTTTCAAGGTGTAGTTCATTATCATCTTTGTCATCAGCTGAAGATGAAATAGGGTGTGATCAGACAACACAAGAAGCAGATTCTGCTAATACCCTACaaatagcagaaataaaagaaagcagtGGAACTAGATCAACGGAAGATTCTGTGAGTGAAGTTCCAACAGTGTCACAGCACATTAGAACCAAATCCAGCAGACTCCAGGCTTCTGGTTTATCTTCAGAATCAACCAGGCACAAAGCTGTTGAATTTTCTTCAGGGGCCAAATCTCCATCAAAGAGTGGTGCTCAGACACCTAAAAGTCCACCAGAGCACTACGTTCAGGAGACTCCACTCATGTTTAGCAGGTGTACTTCTGTCAGTTCACTTGATAGTTTTGAGAGTCGTTCAATTGCCAGCTCCGTTCAGAGTGAACCCTGCAGTGGAATGGTGAGTGGCATTATAAGCCCCAGTGACCTTCCAGATAGCCCTGGACAAACCATGCCGCCAAGCAGAAGTaaaacccctcctccccctcctcctcagtCCGCTCAGACTAAGCAAGAAGTACCTAAAAATAAAGCACCTAGTGCTGAGAAGAGAGAAGGTGGCCCTAAGCAAGCTGCTGTAAATGCTGCAGTACAGAGGGTCCAGGTTCTTCCAGATGCTGATGCTTTGTTACATTTTGCCACAGAAAGTACTCCTGATGGATTTTCTTGTTCATCTAGCCTGAGTGCTCTGAGCCTCGATGAGCCATTTATTCAGAAAGATGTGGAATTAAGAATAATGCCTCCGGTTCAGGAAAATGACAATgggaatgaaacagaaaatgagCAGCCTGAAGAATCAAATGAAAGCcagggaaaagaggcagaaaaacccACTGATTCTGAAAAAGATCTGTTAGAAGATTCAGATGATGATGATATTGAAATACTAGAAGAGTGTATTATTTCTGCCATGCCAACAAAATCTTCACGCAAAGCCAAAAAGCCAGCCCAGACGTCTTCCAAATTACCTCCACCTGTGGCAAGGAAACCAAGTCAACTGCCTGTGTACAAACTTCTGCCATCACAAAACAGATTACAGGCACAAAAGCATGTTAGTTTTACACCAGGAGATGATATGCCTCGGGTGTATTGTGTAGAAGGGACACCTATAAACTTTTCCACAGCTACATCTCTAAGTGATCTAACGATAGAATCCCCTCCAAATGAGTTAGCTGCTGGAGAAGGTGTTAGAGCAGGAACACAGTCAGGTGAATTTGAAAAACGAGACACCATTCCTACAGAAGGCAGAAGTACAGATGAGGCTCAAACAGGGAAAGCCTCATCTGTAACTATACCTGAACTGGATGACAATAAAACAGAAGAAGGCGATATTCTTGCAGAATGCATTAATTCTGCTATGCCCAAAGGGAAAAGTCACAAGCCTTTCCGTGTGAAAAAGATAATGGACCAGGTCCAACAAGCATCCATGTCTTCATCTGGAACTAACAAAAATCAATTAGATGGTAAGAAGAAGAAACCTACTTCACCAGTAAAACCTATACCACAAAATACTGAATACAGGACACGTGTAAGGAAAAATACAGactcaaaaaataatttaaatgctgaaagaaatttcTCAGACAACAAAGattcaaagaaacagaacttgaaaaataattccaaGGACTTCAATGATAAGGTCCCAAATAATGAAGATCGAGTCAGAGGAAGTTTTACTTTTGATTCACCTCATCATTACACACCTATTGAAGgcactccatactgtttttcacgaAATGATTCTTTGAGTTCTCTagattttgatgatgatgatgtcgACCTTTCCAGGGAAAAGGCTGAAttaagaaaggggaaggaaagtaAGGAATCAGAAGCTAAAATTACCAGCCACACAGAACTAACCTCAAACCAACAATCAGCTAATAAGACACAAGCTGTTCCAAAACATCCAATAAATCGAGGTCAGCCTAAGCCCGTGCTGCAGAAGCAATCCACTTTTCCCCAGCCCTCCAAAGATATACCAGACAGAGGGGCAGCAACAGACGAGAAATTACAGAATTTTGCTATTGAAAATACTCCGGTTTGCTTTTCCCGAAATTCCTCTCTAAGTTCTCTTAGTGACATTGATcaagaaaacaacaacagcaaggAAAATGAACCTATCAAAGAGACAGAGCCCCCTGACTCACAGGGAGAACCAAGTAAACCTCAGGCGTCAGGTTATGCTCCTAAATCATTTCACGTTGAAGATACCCCTGTTTGTTTCTCAAGAAACAGTTCTCTCAGTTCTCTCAGTATTGATTCTGAAGATGACCTGTTGCAGGAATGTATAAGTTCTGcaatgccaaaaaagaaaaagccttcaAGACTCAAGGCTGATAATGAAAAGCATAGTCCCAGAAATACGGGTGGCATATTAGCAGAAGATTTGACACTCGATTTGAAAGATATACAGAGACCAGATTCAGAACATGGTTTATCCCCTGATTCAGAAAATTTCGATTGGAAAGCTATTCAGGAAGGTGCAAATTCCATAGTAAGTAGTTTACATCAAGCTGCTGCTGCCGCATGTTTATCTAGACAAGCTTCGTCTGATTCAGATTCCATCCTTTCCCTGAAATCAGGAATCTCTCTGGGATCACCATTTCATCTTACACCTGATCAAGAGGAAAAACCCTTTGCAAGTAATAAAGGCCCACGAATTCTAAAACCTGGGGAGAAAAGTACATTGGAAGCTAAGAAGTTAGAAtctgaaaataaaggaataaaaggagggaaaaaagtttataaaagttTGATTACTGGAAAACTTCGATCTAATTCGGAAGTTTCAAGCCAAATGAAACAAGCCCTTCAAACAAACATGCCTTCAATCTCTCGAGGTAGGACAATGATTCATATTCCAGGAGTTCGGAATAGCTCTTCAAGTACAAGTCCGGTTTCTAAAAAAGGCCCACCCCTTAAGACTCCAGCCTCCAAAAGCCCTAGTGAAGGTCAGGCAGCTACCACTTCCCCCAGAGGAGCCAAGCCATCAGTGAAGTCAGAATTAAGCCCTGTTACGAGGCAGGCATCCCAGACACCTGGGTCAAATAAAGGGCCTTCTAGATCAGGATCTAGAGATTCCACTCCTTCAAGACCTGCCCAGCAGCCATTAAGTAGACCTATGCAGTCTCCAGGGCGAAACTCAATTTCTCCCGGTAGAAATGGAATAAGTCCTCCCAACAAATTATCTCAACTGCCAAGGACGTCATCCCCTAGTACTGCTTCAACTAAGTCCTCGGGTTCTGGGAAAATGTCTTACACATCTCCTGGCAGACAGATGAGCCAACAGAACCTCACCAAACAAACGGGTTTATCCAAGAATGTCAGTAGTATCCCAAGAAGTGAATCTGCCTCCAAAGGACTAAGTCAAATGAGTACTAGCAATGGATCCAATAAAAAGGTAGAACTTTCTAGAATGTCTTCAACTAAATCAAGTGGAAGTGAATCTGATAGGTCAGAGAGACCCGTATTAGTACGCCAGTCAACTTTCATCAAAGAAGCTCCAAGCCCAACCCTAAGGAGAAAATTGGAGGAATCCGCTTCATTTGaatctctttctccatcttctagACCAGATTCTCCCAGTAGGTCCCAGGCACAGACTCCAATTTTAAGTCCTTCCCTTCCTGATATGTCGCTGTCTACACATTCATCTGTTCAGGCTGGTGGATGGCGAAAACTCCCACCTAATCTCAGTCCCACCATAGAGTATAATGATGGAAGACCAGTAAAGCGCCATGATATAGCACGCTCTCATTCTGAAAGTCCTTCCAGACTTCCCATCAATAGGTCAGGAACCTGGAAACGTGAGCACAGCAAACACTCATCATCCCTTCCTCGAGTAAGCACTTGGAGGAGAACTGGGAGTTCATCCTCAATTCTTTCTGCTTCATCAGAATCTAGTGAAAAAGCAAAAAGTGAGGATGAAAAACATGTGAACTCTACTTCAGGAACCAAACAAACTAAAGAAAACCAAGTAGCCACAAAAGgaacatggagaaaaatgaaagaaagtgaaatttcTCCCACCAGTAGTACTTCTCAGACCACTTCCTCAGGTGCTGCAAATGGTGCTGAATCAAAGACTCTGATTTATCAAATGGCACCTGCTGTTTCTAAAACAGAGGATGTTTGGGTGAGAATTGAGGACTGCCCCATTAACAACCCTAGATCTGGAAGATCTCCGACAGGAAATACTCCCCCAGTGATTGACACTGTTTCAGAAAAGGGAAACCCAAACACTAAAGATTCAAAAGATAATCAGGGGAAACAAAATGTCAGCAATGGTAGTGCTCCTGTACGCACCATGGGTTTGGAAAACCGCCTGAACTCCTTTATTCAGGTAGACGCCCCAGACCAAAAAGGAACTGAGGGAAAACCGGGACAAAGTCATCCTGTCCCTGCATCAGAGACTAATGAAAGTTCTGTAGCTGAACGTACCCCATTTAGTTCTAGCAGCTCAAGCAAGCACAGTTCACCGAGTGGGACTGTTGCTGCCAGAGTGAGTCCTTTTAATTACAACCCAAGCCCAAGGAAAAGCAGCGCAGATAGCACTTCAGCCCGACCATCTCAGATCCCAACGCCAGTGAATAACAACACAAAGAAACGAGATTCAAAAAGTGACAATACAGAATCCAGTGGAACTCAAAGTCCTAAACGCCATTCTGGGTCTTACCTTGTGACATCTGTTTAA